The Homo sapiens chromosome 6 genomic scaffold, GRCh38.p14 alternate locus group ALT_REF_LOCI_7 HSCHR6_MHC_SSTO_CTG1 genome includes a region encoding these proteins:
- the OR12D2 gene encoding olfactory receptor 12D2 (The RefSeq protein has 6 substitutions compared to this genomic sequence) yields MLNTTSVTEFLLLGVTDIQELQPFLFVVFLTIYFISVTGNGAVLMIVISDPRLHSLMYFFLGNLSYLDICYSTVTLPKMLQNFLSTHKAISFLGCISQLHFFHSLGSTESMLFAVMAFDLSVAICKPLRYTVIMNPQLCTQMAITIWVIGFFHALLHSVMTSRLNFCGSNRIHHFLCDIKPLLKLACGNTELNQWLLSTVTGTIAMGPFFLTLLSYFYIITYLFFKTRSCSMLCKALSTCASHFMVVILFYAPVLFTYIHPALESFMDQDRIVAIMYTVVTPVLNPLIYTLRNKEVKGALGRVIRRL; encoded by the coding sequence ATGCTGAATACAACCTCAGTCACCGAATTTCTCCTCTTGGGAGTGACAGACATTCAAGAACTGCAGCCTTTTCTCTTCGTGGTTTTCCTCACCATCTACTTCATCAGTGTGACTGGGAATGGAGCCGTTCTGATGATTTTCATCTCCGATCCTAGACTCCATTCCCCTATGTATTTCTTCCTGGGAAACCTGTCCTACCTGGATATCTGTTACTCTACGGTGACACTGCCAAAAATGCTGCAGAACTTTCTCTCTACACACAAAGCAATTTCTTTCTTGGGATGCATAAGCCAGCTTCATTTCTTCCACTTCCTGGGCAGCACGGAGTCCATGTTGTTGGCCGTGATGGCATTTGACCGCTCTGTGGCTATCTGCAAGCCACTTCGCTACACTGTCATCATGAACCCTCAGCTCTGTACCCAGATGGCCATCACAATCTGGGTCATTGGTTTTTTCCATGCCCTGCTGCACTCCATAATGACTTCTCGCTTGAACTTCTGTGGTTCCAACCGTATCCATCATTTTCTCTGTGATATTAAGCCATTGCTAAAGCTGGCCTGTGGGAACACTGAGCTTAATCAGTGGCTACTCAGTACTGTCACGGGGACAATTGCCATGGGCCCCTTCTTTCTGACACTTCTCTCCTATTTCTACATTATCACTTATCTCTTCTTCAAGACCCGTTCTTGTAGCATGCTCTGTAAAGCACTGTCCACTTGTGCCTCCCACTTCATGGTAGTTATTCTTTTCTATGCACCTGTTCTCTTCACCTATATCCATCCTGCGTTAGAGAGCTTCATGGACCAGGACCGGATTGTTGCCATCATGTACACTGTGGTCACTCCTGTACTAAACCCACTGATCTATACTTTGAGGAACAAGGAAGTGAAGGGGGCCTTGGGTAGAGTGATCAGAAGGCTTTGA